One region of Desulfobulbaceae bacterium genomic DNA includes:
- a CDS encoding DUF2721 domain-containing protein — protein MELTLTTPALLFPTVSLLMVAYTNRFLAIASRIRTLHESYRNSPNTNLAEQITSLRTRVRLIKNMQACAISTLLLCVLCMFVLFAGFPLTGKIIFATSLALLIVSLGLSFREVMLSVEALNLALSDMETSEVKK, from the coding sequence ATGGAGCTAACCCTTACCACACCCGCCCTTCTGTTCCCCACTGTTTCACTGCTTATGGTTGCCTACACAAACCGTTTCCTAGCAATTGCATCCCGAATTAGAACCTTACATGAGTCCTACAGAAACAGTCCCAATACAAATTTAGCAGAGCAAATAACCAGTCTCAGAACCCGGGTGCGGCTAATCAAAAACATGCAGGCCTGCGCCATCTCCACACTACTGCTTTGCGTACTCTGCATGTTTGTGCTTTTTGCTGGGTTCCCCCTGACCGGCAAGATAATCTTCGCCACCAGCCTAGCCCTTCTAATCGTCTCTTTAGGCCTGTCCTTCCGTGAAGTTATGCTATCCGTTGAAGCACTTAACCTCGCTTTAAGTGATATGGAGACCTCCGAGGTAAAAAAATGA